One Trichosurus vulpecula isolate mTriVul1 chromosome 7, mTriVul1.pri, whole genome shotgun sequence genomic region harbors:
- the LOC118855724 gene encoding 40S ribosomal protein S29-like, whose product MGHQQLYWSHPRKFGQGSRSCRVCSNQHGLIRKYGLNMCRQCFRQYAKDIGFIKLD is encoded by the coding sequence ATGGGTCACCAGCAGCTCTACTGGAGTCACCCTCGCAAATTCGGCCAGGGGTCTCGGTCGTGCCGCGTCTGTTCGAACCAGCATGGCCTGATCCGCAAGTATGGCCTGAACATGTGCCGCCAGTGCTTCCGGCAGTACGCAAAAGACATCGGCTTCATCAAGTTGGACTAA